A window from Candidatus Cloacimonas sp. encodes these proteins:
- the dnaG gene encoding DNA primase, with the protein MDQNLIDQIRRANDIVDVIQGYIPLKKVGSNYRGLCPFHNDSRPSLYVSQPKQIFKCFACGKAGNVIGFVSDFEKLSFIEAVKKLALRAGISVPEYEKTKVVNTKREQLLSVYKSAAEFYTSSLFNFGQEVLEYLKKRSISPETAKELQLGYALNSEKALLNHLLKEGYSVSLLKDTGLFGNYSGGLTDLFKDRLMFPIHNSLGEVIAFGGRITEPKEGVGKYINSPGTELYTKGKELYGLFKTKYNISKAGTAIISEGYFDFLRLYENGFITSVASLGTALTEDQIGLLTRFCNRVIMLYDGDSAGIKAAVRAGLLCLSRGMEVLIASLPAEEDPDSLILKQGKKAMQEVLDKAIPLISFLATDPRPEQPTAERIELILDALRVLKDRIKQELLLQEVSDAFGITVGALTSKLRRSSSPVAAESSEQIAPQYENFEERNVLIFALRDYESYKLLASELDLSYFNNKRYRQVYNFLINEELKSEPWEPEALLDNIENNEIKESLAELLFEDLQQMRFEDCLTGLRIRKIQRDLEEMDRAISKDPNNLELLKEKEKLAIKYRQMTRKVVNKVLY; encoded by the coding sequence ATGGATCAAAACTTAATAGATCAAATTCGTCGTGCTAATGACATCGTTGATGTTATTCAAGGTTACATCCCCTTGAAAAAGGTGGGAAGTAACTATCGGGGTTTATGTCCTTTTCATAATGACTCCCGTCCTTCGCTATATGTTAGCCAACCCAAACAGATATTTAAATGTTTTGCCTGTGGCAAAGCGGGCAATGTAATTGGTTTTGTATCCGATTTTGAAAAGCTGAGCTTTATTGAAGCAGTGAAGAAACTGGCTTTGCGTGCCGGTATAAGTGTTCCGGAATATGAAAAAACCAAGGTTGTAAATACTAAGCGGGAACAGCTCTTAAGCGTGTATAAAAGTGCAGCAGAGTTTTATACTTCCTCACTTTTTAATTTTGGACAGGAGGTGCTGGAGTATCTGAAAAAGCGTTCCATCTCTCCCGAAACCGCTAAGGAACTGCAACTTGGATATGCTTTAAACAGTGAAAAAGCTCTTTTAAATCATCTGTTGAAAGAGGGCTACAGTGTTTCATTGCTCAAGGATACAGGCCTTTTCGGTAATTATAGCGGTGGTTTAACAGACCTCTTTAAAGACCGCTTGATGTTCCCTATTCATAATAGTTTAGGGGAAGTTATTGCCTTCGGGGGAAGGATTACGGAACCCAAAGAAGGGGTAGGAAAATATATCAATTCCCCCGGAACTGAATTATACACCAAAGGAAAAGAGCTCTACGGTTTATTTAAAACCAAATACAATATCAGTAAAGCAGGAACAGCTATCATTAGCGAGGGCTATTTTGATTTCCTGCGTCTTTATGAAAACGGGTTTATAACTTCCGTTGCCAGCTTGGGAACTGCTTTAACGGAAGACCAGATTGGTTTACTGACTCGTTTTTGCAATCGGGTTATTATGTTATATGATGGTGACAGCGCAGGAATTAAAGCAGCCGTTAGAGCCGGACTTTTATGTTTAAGCAGAGGAATGGAAGTTTTAATTGCCAGTTTACCTGCAGAAGAAGATCCTGATTCCCTAATCTTGAAACAGGGCAAAAAGGCAATGCAGGAAGTTTTGGATAAAGCCATTCCTTTAATTAGTTTTCTGGCAACTGACCCGCGCCCGGAACAGCCAACCGCTGAGAGAATTGAACTGATTTTGGATGCCTTAAGAGTGTTAAAGGATAGAATTAAACAAGAACTATTGCTGCAAGAGGTCTCCGATGCCTTTGGAATTACGGTTGGAGCTTTAACCAGTAAATTACGCCGCAGCAGTTCTCCCGTTGCTGCTGAATCCAGTGAACAAATTGCGCCTCAATATGAGAACTTTGAAGAGCGGAATGTTCTTATTTTTGCGCTAAGGGATTATGAATCGTATAAATTACTTGCCAGTGAACTGGATTTGAGTTATTTTAATAATAAGCGCTACCGCCAGGTATATAATTTTCTGATTAACGAAGAGCTAAAATCAGAACCCTGGGAACCGGAAGCCCTGCTTGATAATATTGAAAATAATGAAATAAAGGAAAGCTTAGCTGAACTTCTTTTTGAGGATTTACAGCAAATGCGCTTTGAAGATTGCCTCACCGGCTTACGCATCCGTAAAATCCAAAGGGACTTGGAGGAAATGGACCGCGCCA
- the rpsU gene encoding 30S ribosomal protein S21 yields the protein MICLPTVVARENESFDILLKRFKKKCEKAAILSEIKKNQAYEKPSVRKKREANIASRKMLKMQRRMQRYLK from the coding sequence GTGATTTGTTTGCCTACAGTTGTAGCAAGAGAAAATGAAAGCTTTGATATTCTGCTCAAGCGCTTCAAGAAAAAATGCGAAAAGGCAGCTATTCTTTCAGAGATAAAAAAGAATCAAGCATACGAAAAGCCCAGCGTCCGAAAAAAACGCGAAGCAAATATTGCCAGCCGTAAAATGCTGAAAATGCAACGGCGGATGCAACGCTATTTGAAATAG
- a CDS encoding tetratricopeptide repeat protein — protein sequence MKPYSKLLPGIVEWTLQQGKDEKVSAGFGCGYLFLDVCGFTKLTESASAKGHYGVEIITNLLNQYFDLLNEKIMQFGGQIIKFEGDAVLAAFPCAEETCFCQMQDCLQAFNRELQELNLRLKDKYGSNLAYHSSMGYGISQVIILGKPNWHQDYFVYSPVMVPLYTVFEEAGSNECLAVEYVPEQNLAANLKPEEIPQQAELVYEADFFPPEITQRIASVSFSGELRNAAILFIGVEAAKYIRQGDYETINSYYCAVQDIVYRLEGMINKIDYTDKGLILLISFGILQTHIDDIERAIICANLINNIESPLKAKIGLTYSNLYAGVLGGKRRGEYGIIGNGVNVAARLMTAAEYGQIVFTEDILFSAQSRFEVQFLRKETVKGIKEELSFYRIVRELPEFLNSYQRQYQDKEQVSYQAVTADIIKKIEEKKINQVLIAGEHGTGKSFLSWQILSRFYAADQKIAILVLDEFNRHDPLILHRKFISNAMELSDPLAEPEKLKAYIRETLEERDAEILFSALGLQNQSTAITDDSGKKIDLLLSSLQNSLNRLMQNYDLVLLDNIQWLDDLSVQILQKRLEEESIKPQTLILTTTEMPAVYQAKANAKTVFLQLQNLTQDEVFMLIRSQIPNITFQALDYLYNLAGGNPRFIIELCAQILSHFSDPDMLITESNIREIQNKGLLPYSVENLFMIKYESLSREAKEILKKASIIGKGFTLNEIFETHSGISQSEIMPVISELQNNEIIDITTLSPEVQYLFNNALMRQAVYSTILLGEKVSLHNRIASFYEEKYGTLAIRHSELLAYHYHLGENAEKALYYAMLAANQNQKISNHSEAIYYYQIALQHSTDLAEKIDIVLSIVDSQLYLGDVDVAKENLDTINPADISDWELLNKYHFLRCRIYYLNGDYESVLNYLKNVTDFTGKYGEQINVYQLDCLYRLYRIEEFSALLKNLEREFQKQAANTLQIKAKNPSLATLLSRYQQISEEQITEEQKRYLYLLLKLEAISANHLLNTGHYQNALKSLLFQYDLAKALKDDLSLRIASSGLGIVHTRMGNLDAAHKAYVEAINIADKINDRFGFAKVLSDMATLNRRMGKHQEALDHFHRSLKIFESLGNLVFQSVVLHGIGDVYLQDANYPEALKYFRKALKIARQCKDLFGISFEQDSIGDILFSTGKIDEAKALYIKNLKLQKKIGDNEGIAHTYGNLGNVARKENNLPLAIEYYTQNIQLTSEVGDKEGTGKGYFNLALIYEDLNEKEKVVELLNKALKCFQQAGSANLIQLTAKHLQEVLQGKEEEESKK from the coding sequence ATGAAGCCATACAGCAAGTTACTACCGGGGATTGTGGAATGGACATTACAGCAGGGAAAAGACGAGAAGGTCTCTGCCGGTTTTGGTTGTGGCTATCTTTTCCTGGATGTATGCGGTTTTACTAAATTAACGGAAAGTGCTTCTGCCAAAGGACATTACGGGGTAGAGATTATTACCAACCTCTTAAATCAGTATTTTGACCTTTTAAATGAAAAGATAATGCAATTTGGCGGGCAGATTATTAAATTTGAAGGTGATGCCGTTTTAGCCGCCTTTCCCTGTGCCGAGGAAACTTGTTTCTGTCAAATGCAGGACTGTTTACAGGCATTTAACCGGGAGCTGCAGGAATTGAATCTGCGCCTGAAAGATAAGTATGGTAGTAACCTTGCCTATCACAGCAGTATGGGTTATGGAATATCCCAAGTGATAATTTTGGGCAAACCGAATTGGCATCAGGATTATTTTGTCTATAGCCCGGTGATGGTTCCTCTTTATACTGTTTTTGAAGAAGCGGGAAGCAATGAATGCCTGGCAGTTGAATATGTTCCGGAACAAAATTTAGCAGCTAACCTAAAGCCGGAGGAAATTCCGCAACAGGCGGAGCTTGTTTATGAAGCGGATTTTTTTCCTCCGGAAATTACGCAGCGTATTGCTTCCGTCTCCTTCAGCGGTGAACTGCGCAATGCTGCTATTCTTTTTATTGGAGTGGAGGCGGCAAAATATATCCGGCAGGGTGATTACGAAACGATTAACAGTTACTATTGTGCTGTTCAGGACATCGTTTACCGTTTGGAAGGGATGATCAATAAAATTGATTATACCGATAAGGGCTTAATTTTACTGATTAGTTTCGGTATTTTACAAACTCATATAGATGATATTGAGCGGGCTATTATCTGCGCCAATTTGATCAATAACATAGAAAGTCCCTTAAAAGCTAAAATCGGGCTTACCTACAGCAATCTTTATGCCGGAGTTTTAGGAGGCAAAAGACGCGGTGAATATGGCATCATCGGCAACGGAGTGAATGTTGCAGCGCGGTTAATGACAGCGGCAGAATATGGTCAGATTGTTTTTACAGAAGATATTCTTTTCAGTGCTCAGAGTCGTTTTGAAGTGCAATTTCTGCGTAAAGAAACGGTGAAAGGGATAAAAGAAGAACTGTCCTTTTATCGCATCGTGCGGGAATTGCCCGAATTTTTAAATAGTTATCAAAGGCAGTATCAAGATAAAGAGCAGGTTAGCTATCAAGCTGTGACGGCAGATATCATTAAAAAGATTGAGGAAAAGAAAATAAATCAGGTGTTAATTGCCGGAGAACACGGCACGGGAAAATCCTTTCTCAGCTGGCAGATTTTAAGCCGGTTCTATGCTGCAGACCAAAAAATAGCAATCCTCGTTTTAGATGAATTCAACCGTCACGATCCTTTAATTCTCCACAGAAAGTTTATCAGCAACGCAATGGAGCTTAGTGATCCTTTGGCAGAACCGGAAAAATTGAAAGCATATATTAGGGAAACATTGGAAGAACGCGATGCTGAGATTCTTTTTAGCGCCTTAGGTTTGCAAAATCAGAGCACAGCCATAACTGACGACAGCGGAAAAAAGATAGACCTGTTACTTAGTTCTTTGCAAAATTCCCTTAACCGGCTGATGCAAAATTATGACCTTGTTTTGTTGGATAACATTCAATGGCTGGATGATTTATCGGTTCAAATTTTGCAAAAACGCCTGGAAGAGGAAAGCATTAAACCTCAGACCCTAATTTTAACCACAACCGAAATGCCTGCCGTTTATCAGGCAAAAGCAAATGCTAAAACGGTTTTTTTGCAGCTGCAGAACTTAACTCAGGATGAGGTCTTTATGCTGATTCGTTCCCAAATTCCCAATATTACTTTTCAGGCATTGGATTATTTATACAATTTGGCGGGAGGGAATCCGCGTTTCATCATTGAACTCTGCGCTCAGATACTGTCTCATTTTTCCGATCCCGATATGCTGATAACGGAATCCAATATCCGGGAGATACAAAATAAAGGTCTTCTGCCTTACAGTGTGGAAAATCTGTTTATGATTAAATATGAATCGTTAAGCCGGGAAGCCAAGGAGATATTAAAAAAGGCATCTATCATCGGTAAGGGTTTCACCTTGAATGAGATTTTTGAAACTCATAGCGGAATTAGCCAAAGTGAAATAATGCCGGTGATATCGGAACTGCAAAATAACGAAATTATAGATATAACAACACTATCTCCGGAAGTGCAATATCTTTTTAATAATGCCTTAATGCGGCAAGCAGTTTATTCCACTATTTTACTGGGAGAAAAAGTTTCGCTGCACAATCGCATTGCCTCTTTTTATGAAGAAAAATACGGAACCCTGGCAATTCGTCACAGTGAATTGCTTGCCTATCATTATCACTTGGGTGAAAATGCAGAAAAAGCGCTTTATTATGCTATGCTGGCTGCCAATCAAAATCAGAAAATATCTAACCACAGCGAGGCAATTTACTATTATCAAATAGCCCTGCAACACTCAACCGACCTTGCTGAAAAAATAGATATTGTGCTTAGTATTGTGGATTCACAGCTCTATTTGGGGGATGTGGATGTGGCAAAAGAAAACCTGGATACTATCAATCCGGCGGATATTTCTGATTGGGAACTCCTGAATAAGTATCACTTTCTACGCTGCAGAATCTATTACCTGAACGGAGATTATGAAAGCGTTCTCAATTATCTGAAAAATGTAACCGACTTTACCGGTAAATATGGAGAACAAATAAATGTGTATCAATTGGATTGCCTCTATCGTTTATACCGGATAGAAGAATTTTCCGCTTTGCTGAAGAACTTGGAAAGAGAATTTCAAAAACAGGCGGCAAACACTTTGCAGATTAAAGCTAAAAATCCTTCTCTGGCAACATTGCTTTCCCGCTATCAGCAAATTTCGGAAGAGCAAATTACAGAAGAACAAAAACGCTATCTTTATCTGTTATTAAAGCTGGAAGCTATATCAGCAAATCATTTATTGAATACGGGACATTATCAGAATGCGCTAAAATCACTGCTTTTTCAATATGACCTGGCAAAAGCCCTGAAAGATGATCTCTCTTTACGCATTGCCAGCAGCGGATTGGGAATCGTGCACACCCGGATGGGAAATTTGGATGCAGCCCATAAAGCTTATGTGGAAGCCATTAATATTGCCGATAAAATTAATGACCGTTTTGGTTTTGCCAAAGTGCTTTCCGATATGGCAACTTTAAATAGGCGGATGGGAAAACACCAGGAGGCATTAGACCATTTTCACCGGAGCTTGAAAATCTTTGAATCCCTGGGCAATCTTGTTTTCCAAAGTGTTGTTTTACATGGCATAGGAGATGTCTATTTACAGGATGCCAACTATCCTGAAGCGCTAAAATACTTTCGGAAGGCACTTAAAATTGCCCGCCAATGTAAAGACCTCTTTGGCATTTCCTTTGAACAGGATTCCATTGGCGATATTTTATTTAGTACCGGAAAAATAGACGAAGCTAAAGCACTATATATTAAAAACTTGAAATTGCAGAAAAAAATAGGCGATAACGAAGGTATAGCTCATACTTACGGGAACCTGGGTAATGTTGCCAGAAAAGAAAATAACCTGCCTCTGGCGATTGAATATTATACCCAAAATATCCAACTTACTTCTGAAGTTGGAGATAAAGAAGGCACCGGTAAGGGCTATTTTAATCTTGCGTTAATCTATGAAGACCTGAATGAAAAAGAAAAGGTAGTGGAATTACTGAATAAAGCTCTAAAATGCTTCCAGCAGGCAGGTTCGGCAAACCTTATTCAACTAACTGCCAAACACCTGCAGGAAGTTCTTCAGGGCAAAGAAGAAGAGGAAAGTAAAAAGTGA
- a CDS encoding CvpA family protein — protein sequence MGIIDWIILAVLVLFTFFGWRKGLLANIVQLAGYILTFFLVGHYYPLIQQSLIFKFHFAKWLATTVSVILIIVLIVVIVRIVIYILERFLRALKLSNLNRFLGAVLGVINGLMVVIILMVILDFMPNLSTPLKNGEKHRVYAGVNLVKEEIFTKLNLTERMKLIKMPKLPFDDEEKNSER from the coding sequence ATGGGAATTATTGATTGGATCATTCTTGCCGTCCTGGTTTTATTCACCTTTTTTGGCTGGCGCAAAGGTTTGCTGGCAAACATCGTCCAGCTTGCCGGTTACATTTTAACATTTTTTCTGGTGGGACATTACTATCCGCTAATTCAGCAGAGTTTAATATTCAAGTTTCATTTTGCCAAGTGGTTGGCAACAACGGTCTCGGTTATCCTGATTATTGTGTTGATAGTTGTGATAGTGCGCATCGTTATCTATATTCTGGAAAGATTCCTGCGGGCATTAAAACTATCTAATTTAAACCGCTTTCTGGGTGCCGTTTTGGGAGTTATTAACGGTTTAATGGTAGTTATTATATTGATGGTTATTCTGGATTTTATGCCCAACCTTTCAACTCCGCTTAAAAATGGTGAAAAACATCGTGTTTATGCAGGTGTGAATCTTGTGAAGGAAGAAATCTTTACCAAGCTGAATTTAACCGAAAGAATGAAACTGATTAAAATGCCCAAACTGCCCTTTGATGATGAAGAAAAAAACAGTGAACGGTGA
- a CDS encoding endonuclease MutS2: MSYHNPDLEFETLVAQISNRCHSSLGKTQVSFLQPLTDLAEIKKSQKLVAEIQEQLLRGVDYDFSGLTNLSPLFEDSQNSLFGYEEFAAVYANNTLAAEILAKPELWEEYSEVTTYLKKLTSFSPLNIRFLEIFDNEGEILDTASPELASIRKRANSLRMQIQKTMQALLSDSNLEHYLQDKYVTQREDRYVLPVKESAVPFVNGIVQSHSASKSTVFVEPLAVVPLNNELQLIFQQEKQEIYRIFSVYTYAIKAEKKGLLRNQKILAWLDFRFACGRLCNTFKAKTPIMLSRPCLKLKAARHPLLISRIGNIKKVIPFDLELDEEKKIIILSGPNTGGKTVLLKAVGLITLMALSGLPVPADADSEIGLFSNVFADIGDDQSIENALSTFSAHLEKIGKMLNSANSDTLILVDEIGAATDPQQGSALAQAILEKFLALGCPTIVTTHYTVLKIFAEQHPLCLNASMQFDTKNLQPTFKFIPGFPGDSFAIEVAASLGIDPALIERAKELAGNQNVQFTELLQKMQEEKKKYSVSSYQNELKNRLLETKLQELEKKEEDWEKEIKVRRQKHLQDMQEELIAQQKIYQKELAELKTLSKQERKVFSEHKLNIVETKTAEIQKELDENIPANQLPLKNPQPGMKVWLSNFDAEAIILTIEGESAKVDMNGITFKTPVTTLYSVKILDSETKNEPRIKTNIVPTAKFELNIIGLTFDEAKPLIDEFLDNAALAGLHSLRIVHGKGTGALRTKVRDYLKKKKIVISIGTPAYNEGGTGVTVVTL; encoded by the coding sequence ATGTCCTATCATAATCCCGATTTAGAATTTGAAACTCTTGTTGCTCAAATCAGTAACCGCTGCCATAGCAGTTTAGGTAAAACACAAGTATCATTTTTACAACCGCTTACTGATTTAGCGGAAATTAAAAAATCCCAGAAACTGGTAGCTGAAATTCAGGAACAACTTTTGCGGGGTGTTGATTATGATTTTAGTGGCTTAACGAACTTGTCACCGCTTTTTGAAGACAGCCAAAATTCCCTTTTCGGTTATGAGGAATTTGCTGCCGTATATGCTAATAACACTCTTGCTGCGGAAATTTTAGCTAAACCCGAACTTTGGGAGGAATATTCAGAAGTAACAACATATTTAAAGAAATTAACTTCTTTCTCCCCTCTCAATATCAGGTTTTTAGAGATTTTTGATAACGAAGGGGAAATTTTGGATACGGCATCCCCGGAACTGGCATCTATCCGCAAAAGAGCTAATTCTTTACGGATGCAAATTCAAAAAACGATGCAGGCATTGCTTTCTGACAGTAATTTAGAACACTACCTGCAAGATAAATATGTTACTCAAAGAGAAGACCGTTATGTTCTGCCCGTAAAAGAAAGTGCCGTTCCTTTCGTTAATGGAATCGTTCAAAGCCATTCTGCCAGCAAATCCACTGTCTTTGTAGAACCGCTGGCTGTAGTTCCTCTCAATAATGAACTCCAGCTTATTTTTCAGCAGGAAAAACAGGAAATTTATCGGATCTTCAGTGTCTATACTTACGCTATCAAAGCGGAAAAGAAAGGACTTTTACGCAATCAAAAAATTCTGGCTTGGCTGGATTTCCGTTTTGCCTGTGGACGCCTCTGCAATACATTTAAGGCAAAAACCCCGATAATGCTTTCCCGTCCTTGTTTGAAACTAAAAGCGGCAAGACATCCGCTCTTAATTTCACGCATCGGAAATATCAAAAAAGTAATCCCTTTTGATTTGGAACTGGACGAAGAGAAAAAAATTATTATCTTAAGCGGTCCCAATACAGGAGGAAAGACAGTTCTGCTGAAAGCGGTAGGTTTGATTACTTTGATGGCTCTATCGGGACTTCCTGTTCCTGCTGATGCTGATAGTGAAATTGGCTTATTCAGTAATGTTTTTGCCGATATTGGTGACGATCAATCCATTGAAAATGCGCTTTCCACTTTTTCCGCTCATCTGGAAAAAATAGGTAAAATGCTGAATTCCGCCAATTCCGATACGCTAATTTTAGTTGATGAAATTGGAGCTGCCACCGATCCTCAACAAGGTTCTGCTTTAGCACAGGCAATTCTGGAAAAGTTTTTGGCTCTTGGCTGCCCTACAATCGTTACAACTCACTATACTGTTCTGAAAATATTTGCTGAGCAACATCCCCTGTGCCTTAATGCTTCAATGCAATTTGATACTAAAAACCTGCAACCCACTTTTAAATTTATTCCGGGTTTTCCAGGAGATAGCTTTGCCATTGAAGTTGCTGCTTCTCTGGGAATTGACCCTGCTTTGATAGAAAGAGCAAAAGAACTGGCAGGCAACCAAAATGTCCAGTTTACTGAATTGCTGCAAAAAATGCAGGAAGAAAAAAAGAAATACAGCGTTTCCAGCTACCAAAACGAACTCAAAAACCGTTTGCTGGAAACAAAATTGCAGGAACTGGAAAAAAAAGAAGAGGACTGGGAAAAAGAAATAAAAGTGCGCCGTCAAAAACACTTGCAGGATATGCAGGAAGAATTGATTGCTCAACAAAAGATTTATCAAAAAGAGCTGGCAGAACTGAAAACTTTGTCTAAACAGGAACGCAAGGTCTTTTCGGAACATAAATTGAACATTGTAGAGACCAAAACTGCCGAGATTCAAAAAGAACTTGACGAGAATATTCCCGCCAATCAATTGCCCTTAAAGAATCCGCAACCTGGAATGAAGGTCTGGCTTTCCAATTTTGATGCCGAAGCCATTATCCTGACTATTGAAGGGGAATCTGCCAAAGTGGATATGAACGGCATTACTTTTAAAACACCGGTAACTACTCTTTATTCAGTTAAAATATTGGATAGCGAAACGAAAAATGAACCCCGAATTAAAACCAACATTGTTCCGACGGCAAAATTTGAACTAAATATAATAGGCCTTACCTTTGATGAGGCAAAACCCTTAATTGATGAATTTCTGGATAATGCAGCTCTGGCTGGATTGCATAGTTTAAGAATCGTGCACGGAAAAGGAACCGGTGCTCTTAGAACTAAAGTTCGGGACTATCTGAAAAAGAAGAAAATAGTGATTAGCATTGGAACCCCGGCTTACAATGAAGGCGGAACTGGAGTTACCGTTGTAACTTTGTAA